A single genomic interval of Puntigrus tetrazona isolate hp1 chromosome 1, ASM1883169v1, whole genome shotgun sequence harbors:
- the gja5b gene encoding gap junction protein, alpha 5b, translating to MADWSLLGNFLEEVQEHSTSVGKVWLTILFIFRILVLGTAAESSWGDEQEDFTCDTEQPGCENVCYDRAFPIAHIRFWVLQIVFVSTPSLIYMGHAMHSVRREEKRRKEQEEEEEDGEKYPEKDKNCGKEDEGGGGKVRLKGALLQTYVLSILIRSVMEVIFIMVQYMIYGIFLNALYVCKSPPCPHPVNCYISRPTEKNVFIVFMLAVAAVSLLLSIVELYHLAWKQVKGCLRRYKASKQRTNTTSTVAAVSPNPSTPNRACTPPPDFNQCLTSPPSSPTIHTRAHSLLHPTCPPFHDRLEHQQNSANMVTERHRSQDYLGVNFLSFSHTPTETPNSCASPSFLSSDFVEDKRRFSKSSGTSSRMRPDDLAV from the coding sequence ATGGCTGACTGGAGTCTGCTGGGGAACTTTCTAGAAGAAGTCCAGGAACATTCCACCTCTGTGGGAAAGGTGTGGCTCACCATTCTCTTCATCTTTCGGATCCTGGTCCTGGGCACGGCCGCCGAGTCCTCGTGGGGCGACGAGCAGGAAGACTTCACCTGCGACACGGAGCAGCCCGGTTGCGAGAACGTTTGTTACGACCGAGCCTTCCCCATAGCGCATATCCGCTTCTGGGTGCTCCAGATTGTATTCGTATCCACACCTTCGCTCATCTACATGGGACACGCGATGCACAGTGTCCGcagagaggaaaagaggaggaaagagcaggaagaagaagaagaagatggagAGAAGTACCCAGAGAAAGATAAGAACTGTGGGAAGGAAGACGAAGGTGGAGGTGGGAAGGTGAGATTGAAGGGGGCTTTGCTACAAACCTACGTACTAAGCATCCTCATCCGCTCTGTAATGGAAGTGATATTCATCATGGTCCAGTACATGATCTACGGAATCTTCCTTAACGCGCTCTACGTGTGTAAGAGCCCTCCGTGTCCGCATCCCGTCAACTGCTACATCTCCAGACCTACAGAGAAGAAcgtgtttattgtgtttatgttGGCGGTAGCAGCTGTCTCGCTGCTGCTCAGTATCGTAGAACTCTATCATTTGGCGTGGAAGCAGGTTAAGGGTTGTTTGCGACGATATAAAGCTTCCAAACAGCGAACGAATACAACTTCCACCGTCGCTGCAGTCTCACCAAACCCGTCCACACCAAACAGAGCCTGCACTCCACCACCTGACTTCAACCAATGCCTGACATCCCCACCGTCTTCCCCTACCATACATACACGCGCGCACTCGCTCTTACACCCGACCTGCCCGCCTTTTCACGACCGACTGGAGCACCAGCAAAACTCGGCCAACATGGTCACCGAACGCCATCGAAGTCAAGACTACCTAGGGGTCAACTTCTTGagcttctcacacacacctacagAGACGCCCAACTCGTGCGCCTCGCCTTCGTTTCTGAGCAGCGATTTTGTTGAGGACAAGCGAAGGTTTAGCAAGAGCAGCGGGACCAGCAGCCGCATGAGACCGGATGACCTTGCAGTGTAG